The Triticum aestivum cultivar Chinese Spring chromosome 7B, IWGSC CS RefSeq v2.1, whole genome shotgun sequence genome window below encodes:
- the LOC123162087 gene encoding probable calcium-binding protein CML17 translates to MAFMRYRALPQGEVTAEEFWAWLGQFDADHDGRISREELQRALRSLSLWFASWKAREGVQAADANRDGAVGREEAGRLFAYAQRQLGGKITQLGSYGSNWA, encoded by the coding sequence ATGGCGTTCATGCGGTACCGTGCGCTGCCGCAGGGGGAGGTGACCGCGGAGGAGTTCTGGGCGTGGCTGGGGCAGTTCGACGCGGACCACGACGGCCGGATCAGCCGGGAGGAGCTGCAGCGCGCGCTGCGGAGCCTCAGCCTGTGGTTCGCGTCCTGGAAGGCGCGGGAAGGGGTGCAGGCCGCGGACGCCAACCGCGACGGTGCCGTCggcagggaggaggccggccggctctTCGCCTACGCGCAGAGGCAGCTCGGCGGCAAGATCACCCAGCTCGGTTCCTATGGATCAAACTGGGCATGA
- the LOC123161860 gene encoding uncharacterized protein, giving the protein MAFMRYRALPQGEVTAEEFWAWLGQFDADHDGRISRDELQRALRSLNLWFASWKAREGVQAADANRDGAVGKEEAGRLFAYAQRQLGGKITQLGSY; this is encoded by the coding sequence ATGGCGTTCATGCGGTACCGTGCGCTGCCGCAGGGGGAGGTGACGGCGGAGGAGTTCTGGGCGTGGCTGGGGCAGTTCGACGCGGACCACGATGGCCGGATCAGCCGGGACGAGCTGCAGCGCGCGCTGCGGAGCCTCAACCTGTGGTTCGCGTCCTGGAAGGCGCGTGAAGGGGTGCAGGCCGCGGACGCCAACCGCGACGGCGCCGTCggcaaggaggaggccggccggctctTCGCCTACGCGCAGAGGCAGCTCGGCGGCAAGATCACCCAGCTCGGCTCCTACTGA